The proteins below are encoded in one region of Rhizobacter sp.:
- a CDS encoding DUF58 domain-containing protein: MSAGSLSRLPPWLNPAAAVRKRFRAWWQARLPRTDTLLLTQRNIYILPTRAGLMFGVTLIVLLLASINYQLSLGYVLTFLLAGSGAVSMHITHNTLRGLTLHLRPPAAVFAGTPALLDVTLTSAGRARFGIGLGLESSPGKAVAWTDVPEGGQSSAQVSFVPPQRGRHAVPTIQIETRFPLGLFRAWSVWRPAAQVLVYPKLEQPAAPLPPAHAVPGGPAARRSSDGGEVEGVRSYRRGDPLKMVMWKKAARTLETTGELVTRDTSASVQQQLWLDWAHCTGLAPEDRLSRLATWVLAANRAGADHGLRLPGVEIAPAQGEAQRKQCLEALALWT; encoded by the coding sequence ATGTCTGCCGGGTCGTTGTCTCGACTGCCCCCCTGGCTCAACCCCGCCGCGGCGGTGCGCAAGCGCTTCCGCGCCTGGTGGCAGGCCCGCCTGCCGCGCACCGACACGCTGCTGCTGACCCAGCGCAACATCTACATCCTGCCCACGCGCGCCGGCCTGATGTTCGGCGTGACGCTCATCGTGCTGCTGCTGGCGTCGATCAACTACCAGCTGAGCCTGGGCTACGTGCTGACCTTCCTGCTGGCGGGCAGCGGTGCGGTGTCGATGCACATCACGCACAACACGCTGCGCGGCTTGACGCTGCACCTGCGCCCGCCGGCCGCCGTCTTCGCCGGCACCCCCGCGCTGCTGGACGTGACGCTCACCAGCGCCGGCCGCGCGCGCTTTGGCATCGGGCTCGGGTTGGAGTCTTCGCCTGGCAAGGCGGTGGCGTGGACCGACGTGCCCGAAGGCGGCCAGTCGAGCGCGCAGGTGAGTTTCGTGCCGCCGCAGCGCGGTCGCCATGCGGTGCCCACGATCCAGATCGAGACACGCTTCCCGCTGGGGCTCTTTCGCGCGTGGTCGGTCTGGCGGCCGGCGGCGCAGGTGCTGGTCTACCCGAAGCTCGAACAACCCGCCGCGCCGCTGCCCCCTGCGCACGCGGTGCCCGGTGGCCCGGCCGCACGGCGCAGCAGCGATGGCGGCGAGGTCGAAGGCGTGCGCAGCTACCGCCGCGGCGACCCGCTGAAGATGGTGATGTGGAAGAAAGCGGCACGCACGCTCGAAACCACCGGCGAGCTCGTGACCCGCGACACCAGCGCGTCGGTGCAGCAGCAGCTGTGGCTCGACTGGGCGCACTGCACCGGCCTCGCCCCCGAAGACCGCCTGTCGCGGCTCGCCACCTGGGTGCTCGCCGCCAACCGGGCCGGCGCCGACCACGGCCTGCGGCTGCCCGGCGTCGAGATCGCCCCTGCGCAAGGCGAAGCACAGCGCAAGCAATGCCTGGAAGCCCTCGCGCTGTGGACGTGA
- a CDS encoding DUF3488 domain-containing transglutaminase family protein encodes MPGSPRAVDVTTSPRLGLGARWRHLPREARDTLFLLGVIAWTVLPHVSHLPLWCSVLTAVVLLWRTRLALTNAPLPSRWVLVAVLALAAGLTLWSFRSIFGKEPGVTLAVVLMALKTLELRARRDAFVVFFLGFFIVLTHFLFSQSLLVAVAMLASVWGLLTALVLAHMPVGQPSLRHASRLALRTAALGAPVMVLLFLLFPRMGPLWGVPQDGLVKTGLSNTMRMGSVAEIALDDSIALRVRFVGTAPAPETLYFRGPVLSNFDGRTWTAGFGASGPAREPLRPKGAPIEYELTAEPTRLFLLPTLEATTTMEPIDGLNSNRRDNLSWGTDRLVQSRVRFKATAHTRFEHGPTQRKHSLRENVQLPPGYNPRTLAWARELGDHPRMANADAPALARAVMQHIATAGFTYTLAPGVYGETNERAALDEFWLDRKEGFCEHFAAAFVVVMRALDVPARVVTGFQGADAAPVDGFYIVRQSHAHAWAEYWVEGQGWVRADPTAAVAPDRIVRSRNLVPAPGLVAGAIGNVSPELMAQLRKSWEMLNNRWNQWVLNYSRGQQLDLLKNIGFDSPSWQDVALLLIGILSGLALLGAGWAWWDRHRQDPWARQAQQMRRSLQALGLPAQPHDPPRALAAQVNERYGPLGAAVASRLLMLERQRYGHTPLPRPSAQWLRALRGEVRALRRSAQHAPR; translated from the coding sequence ATGCCTGGAAGCCCTCGCGCTGTGGACGTGACGACCTCTCCTCGCCTCGGCCTGGGTGCACGCTGGCGCCACCTGCCGCGCGAGGCGCGCGACACACTCTTCCTGCTGGGCGTGATCGCGTGGACGGTGCTACCGCACGTGAGCCACCTGCCGCTGTGGTGCTCCGTGCTGACGGCCGTGGTGCTGCTGTGGCGCACCCGCCTCGCCCTCACCAACGCCCCGCTGCCCAGCCGCTGGGTGCTGGTCGCCGTGCTCGCGCTGGCGGCCGGCCTCACGCTGTGGTCGTTCCGCTCGATCTTCGGCAAGGAGCCGGGCGTCACACTGGCCGTGGTGCTGATGGCGCTCAAGACGCTGGAGCTGCGGGCACGGCGAGACGCCTTCGTGGTGTTCTTCCTCGGCTTCTTCATCGTGCTCACGCACTTCCTCTTCTCGCAATCGCTGCTGGTGGCGGTGGCAATGCTCGCGTCGGTGTGGGGCCTGCTGACGGCACTGGTGCTGGCGCACATGCCGGTGGGGCAGCCGAGCCTGCGGCACGCCAGCCGCCTGGCGCTGCGCACCGCCGCGCTCGGCGCGCCGGTGATGGTGCTGCTCTTCCTGCTCTTCCCGCGCATGGGGCCGCTGTGGGGCGTGCCACAAGACGGGCTCGTGAAGACGGGCCTGTCGAACACGATGCGCATGGGCAGCGTGGCCGAGATCGCGCTCGACGACTCCATCGCGCTGCGCGTGCGCTTCGTCGGCACGGCCCCCGCCCCCGAGACCCTCTACTTCCGCGGGCCCGTGCTCAGCAATTTCGACGGCCGCACCTGGACGGCGGGCTTCGGCGCGAGCGGGCCGGCACGCGAGCCCCTGCGCCCGAAGGGCGCCCCCATCGAATACGAGCTGACGGCCGAACCCACACGCCTTTTCCTGCTGCCCACGCTCGAAGCCACCACCACGATGGAGCCCATCGACGGCCTGAACAGCAACCGCCGCGACAACCTGAGCTGGGGCACCGACCGCCTGGTGCAAAGCCGCGTGCGCTTCAAGGCGACGGCGCACACCCGCTTCGAACACGGCCCCACCCAGCGCAAACACAGCCTGCGCGAGAACGTGCAGCTCCCGCCCGGCTACAACCCGCGCACCCTCGCCTGGGCCCGCGAGCTCGGCGACCACCCACGCATGGCGAACGCCGATGCGCCTGCGCTCGCGCGTGCGGTGATGCAGCACATCGCAACCGCCGGCTTCACCTACACGCTGGCGCCGGGCGTCTACGGCGAGACCAACGAGCGGGCCGCGCTCGACGAGTTCTGGCTCGACCGCAAGGAGGGCTTCTGCGAACACTTCGCTGCCGCCTTCGTGGTGGTGATGCGCGCGCTCGACGTGCCGGCGCGTGTCGTCACCGGCTTCCAGGGCGCCGATGCGGCGCCGGTCGACGGCTTCTACATCGTGCGCCAGAGCCACGCCCACGCCTGGGCCGAGTACTGGGTCGAAGGCCAGGGCTGGGTGCGCGCCGACCCCACGGCTGCCGTCGCCCCCGACCGCATCGTGCGCAGCCGCAACCTCGTGCCGGCCCCCGGCCTCGTGGCCGGCGCCATCGGCAACGTGAGCCCCGAGCTGATGGCGCAGCTGCGCAAGAGCTGGGAGATGCTCAACAACCGCTGGAACCAGTGGGTGCTCAACTACTCGCGCGGCCAGCAGCTCGACCTGCTGAAGAACATCGGCTTCGACTCGCCGAGCTGGCAGGACGTGGCCCTGCTGCTCATCGGCATCCTGAGCGGCCTCGCGCTGCTCGGGGCGGGTTGGGCCTGGTGGGATCGCCACCGCCAGGACCCGTGGGCGCGCCAGGCCCAGCAGATGCGCCGCAGCCTGCAGGCGCTCGGCCTGCCAGCCCAGCCGCACGACCCACCGCGTGCCCTCGCAGCCCAGGTGAACGAGCGCTACGGCCCACTCGGGGCTGCGGTGGCCAGCCGCCTGCTGATGCTCGAACGGCAGCGCTACGGCCATACACCGCTCCCGCGTCCGTCGGCGCAATGGCTGCGTGCGCTGCGGGGAGAAGTGCGCGCGCTGCGACGGAGCGCACAACACGCACCGCGATAA
- the mltB gene encoding lytic murein transglycosylase B, with protein MLLTPGSTFLRCTFSALAALLIGSTWAPDAEAKKPRMQVKSDAEADLVTYGQRDDVMGFAAALADKRGLDVAWVKAMLAEARYVPNVAKFIMPPPTATAKNWAAYRARFVEPLRIRAGLAFWRENEKWLQRAEEMYGVPPEVIVGVVGVETLYGRHMGNFRVLDALATLSFDFPTGRKDRSAFFRDELEQLFVLAQAEKVDPRDLKGSYAGAMGMGQFMPSSWNKYAIDFDGNGHVDLHGSPADVIGSIAHYLAEFGWQRGMPTRFDVAPPADPAQRATLLEPDIKPTFTAQQFAEKGAGLPAAGREFTGLLALVELFNGDAPPSYVAGTANFYAVTRYNWSSYYAMAVIDLGEAIGLIKHKIDR; from the coding sequence ATGTTGCTCACGCCCGGCTCGACCTTCCTGCGCTGCACCTTTTCTGCCCTCGCCGCCCTCTTGATCGGCAGCACCTGGGCGCCCGATGCCGAGGCGAAGAAGCCCCGCATGCAGGTCAAGTCAGACGCCGAGGCCGACCTCGTCACCTACGGCCAGCGTGACGACGTGATGGGCTTCGCCGCAGCGCTCGCCGACAAGCGTGGCCTCGACGTGGCGTGGGTGAAGGCGATGCTGGCCGAGGCGCGCTATGTGCCCAACGTCGCCAAGTTCATCATGCCGCCGCCCACCGCCACGGCGAAGAACTGGGCGGCCTACCGGGCCCGCTTCGTCGAGCCGCTGCGCATCCGCGCCGGCCTCGCCTTCTGGCGCGAAAACGAAAAATGGTTGCAGCGTGCCGAAGAGATGTATGGCGTGCCGCCTGAGGTCATCGTGGGGGTGGTCGGGGTCGAGACGCTCTACGGCCGGCACATGGGCAACTTCCGCGTACTCGACGCGCTGGCCACGCTGTCGTTCGACTTCCCCACCGGCCGCAAGGACCGCAGCGCCTTCTTCCGCGACGAGCTGGAGCAGCTCTTCGTGCTGGCGCAGGCCGAGAAGGTCGACCCGCGCGACTTGAAAGGCAGCTATGCCGGCGCGATGGGCATGGGCCAGTTCATGCCCAGCAGCTGGAACAAGTACGCCATCGACTTCGACGGCAACGGGCATGTCGACCTGCACGGCAGCCCCGCCGACGTCATCGGCAGCATCGCGCACTACCTCGCCGAATTCGGCTGGCAGCGCGGCATGCCAACCCGCTTCGACGTGGCCCCGCCGGCCGACCCAGCCCAGCGCGCCACGCTGCTCGAACCCGACATCAAGCCCACGTTCACTGCCCAGCAGTTCGCCGAGAAAGGCGCCGGGCTGCCGGCCGCGGGCCGCGAGTTCACCGGCCTGCTCGCGCTGGTGGAGCTCTTCAACGGCGACGCGCCGCCGAGCTACGTGGCGGGCACGGCCAACTTCTACGCCGTCACGCGCTACAACTGGTCGAGCTACTACGCCATGGCCGTGATCGACTTGGGCGAAGCGATCGGGCTCATCAAGCACAAGATCGACCGCTGA
- a CDS encoding alpha/beta hydrolase, with amino-acid sequence MSHPPRLFFAHANGFAPGAYEPLLTPLRHRYKVEAPALLPLRHGRPPSGPWGEIAEDLAPLVDADATPTVGVGHSLGAVALLMLAATRPTRFSRLVLIEPPTIPAWLAAVLGHAPAAVRRKSPMAEATRRRADAWTSFEQAFAQARARPWYARLDDAALRLVLQNGLQHDGQQWRPSFRTEWEATLYERPTSVWPLLARRNLPPITVLRGAQSAVFPAAAFARWRRLRPDDEAIEIPSTGHLLPLEAPARIASLL; translated from the coding sequence ATGAGCCACCCGCCCCGCCTCTTCTTCGCGCACGCCAACGGCTTCGCGCCGGGCGCCTATGAGCCGCTGCTCACGCCGCTGAGGCACCGATACAAGGTGGAAGCTCCGGCCCTGCTGCCCTTGCGTCACGGCCGGCCTCCATCAGGGCCCTGGGGCGAGATCGCCGAAGACCTCGCCCCGCTCGTCGACGCCGACGCCACGCCCACCGTGGGCGTGGGCCACTCGCTCGGCGCGGTGGCCCTCCTGATGCTCGCCGCCACCCGGCCCACCCGCTTCAGCCGGCTCGTGCTGATCGAGCCTCCCACCATTCCGGCGTGGCTCGCGGCGGTGCTGGGCCACGCGCCGGCCGCCGTTCGCCGCAAGAGCCCGATGGCCGAGGCCACGCGCCGCCGCGCCGACGCCTGGACGAGCTTCGAGCAGGCCTTCGCACAGGCCCGCGCACGCCCCTGGTATGCGCGGCTCGACGATGCGGCGCTTCGCCTGGTGCTGCAAAACGGCCTTCAACACGACGGCCAGCAATGGCGCCCGAGCTTCCGCACGGAATGGGAGGCCACGCTCTACGAGCGGCCGACGAGCGTCTGGCCACTGCTGGCTCGGCGCAACCTGCCGCCCATCACGGTGCTGCGCGGCGCGCAATCGGCCGTCTTCCCCGCGGCGGCCTTCGCCCGGTGGCGCCGCCTGCGCCCCGACGACGAGGCCATCGAAATTCCATCCACCGGCCATCTGCTCCCGCTGGAAGCGCCGGCGCGCATCGCATCGCTGCTTTGA
- a CDS encoding FAD/NAD(P)-binding protein — translation MTTARIGIIGMGPRGLTVLERIVANERVRKSANIEIFIFDPHPPGVGCHDPEQEDYLLVNTVAGQITQFSDHSVVGAGPILEGPSFYQWLEEQRSSKLGRWSGQPVSPDKYYSRALFGRYLYWVYHYLAALAPSHVQINFVQESILSTDRLAEDSWVLSTKSGSFCVNYLFLTTGHTKPAGKPATGNKHQPGTTLVIDDPYPIKTTTAAITADMTVAIEGMGLTMFDVLGALTTGRGGRFVQDEDGRMRYLPSGQEPRLVTYSRSGLPLTARAINQKGVSVQYKARFLQADKVRAMRAGRKLDFVTDVFPLLLADMQFAYYEAYLRERRDPVTSMLFCNQFLCADVAGREALICQYVPEADRFSWDKLVNPITDDALATPEDFHEWLMDHLRQDLREAYKGNVQGPLKAACDVVRDLRDNLRAAIDHGGLTEASHRWLLSEFNPIMNRIAVGPPSSRIAEMLALVEAGVLEMSYGPGAACKPSKPGERMRLASSLWPDKSVAVDVLVKARIPMHSPADDASPLLRGLLKAGYVRLFHNGGFHPGGIEVSRDFNWVTASGQTLENAWALGIPTEGVKFYTFVVPRSGVNSTAIVDAGRAVSKMISLITGHAPAPHEEPIEAPVPTTEYASAFASLYGALS, via the coding sequence ATGACAACAGCGCGTATTGGCATCATCGGGATGGGGCCGCGTGGCCTGACGGTTCTTGAGCGCATAGTCGCCAACGAGCGGGTCAGAAAATCGGCCAATATTGAAATCTTCATCTTCGACCCGCACCCACCCGGCGTGGGTTGCCACGATCCCGAGCAGGAAGATTACCTGCTGGTGAATACCGTGGCCGGCCAGATCACCCAGTTTTCAGACCATTCGGTCGTGGGTGCCGGCCCGATCCTGGAAGGCCCGTCCTTCTACCAGTGGCTAGAGGAGCAGCGCAGCAGCAAGCTCGGCCGCTGGTCAGGCCAGCCGGTTTCACCCGACAAATACTATTCTCGTGCGCTCTTCGGCCGATACCTGTATTGGGTTTATCACTATCTGGCGGCCTTGGCGCCCTCGCATGTCCAGATAAACTTCGTGCAGGAATCCATCCTGAGCACCGACCGTTTGGCGGAAGATTCCTGGGTGCTTTCCACCAAGAGCGGCTCTTTCTGCGTCAACTACCTGTTTCTCACCACCGGGCATACCAAACCCGCTGGAAAACCGGCAACTGGCAACAAGCACCAACCCGGAACCACGCTGGTAATTGACGACCCATACCCGATCAAAACCACCACGGCGGCCATCACGGCCGACATGACGGTGGCCATCGAGGGCATGGGCCTGACCATGTTCGACGTGCTGGGCGCGCTCACCACCGGCCGCGGTGGCCGATTCGTCCAAGACGAAGACGGCCGCATGCGCTACCTGCCTTCGGGCCAGGAGCCCCGGCTGGTCACGTACTCGCGCTCCGGCCTGCCGCTCACTGCGCGCGCCATCAACCAGAAGGGTGTGTCGGTGCAATACAAGGCGCGCTTCCTGCAAGCCGACAAGGTGCGCGCGATGCGTGCCGGCCGCAAGCTCGACTTCGTCACCGACGTCTTCCCGCTGCTGCTGGCCGACATGCAGTTCGCCTATTACGAGGCCTACCTGCGCGAGCGCCGCGACCCGGTGACCTCGATGCTCTTCTGCAACCAGTTCCTGTGCGCAGACGTGGCCGGGCGCGAGGCGCTGATCTGCCAGTACGTCCCCGAAGCCGACCGTTTCTCCTGGGACAAGCTGGTGAACCCGATCACCGACGACGCGCTCGCCACCCCGGAAGACTTCCACGAGTGGCTGATGGACCACCTGCGGCAAGACCTGCGCGAGGCCTACAAGGGCAACGTGCAAGGCCCGCTCAAGGCCGCCTGCGACGTGGTGCGCGACCTGCGCGACAACCTGCGCGCCGCCATCGACCACGGCGGCCTCACCGAGGCCTCGCACCGCTGGCTGCTGTCGGAGTTCAACCCCATCATGAACCGCATCGCGGTGGGCCCGCCGTCGTCGCGCATCGCCGAGATGCTGGCGCTCGTCGAAGCCGGCGTGCTGGAGATGAGCTACGGCCCGGGTGCCGCCTGCAAGCCGTCGAAGCCGGGCGAGCGCATGCGTCTCGCCTCCAGCCTGTGGCCCGACAAGAGCGTGGCGGTCGACGTGCTGGTGAAGGCGCGCATCCCGATGCACAGCCCGGCCGACGACGCCTCTCCGCTGCTGCGCGGCCTGTTGAAGGCCGGCTACGTGCGCCTCTTCCACAACGGCGGCTTCCACCCCGGCGGCATCGAGGTCTCGCGCGACTTCAACTGGGTCACGGCCAGCGGCCAGACGCTCGAGAACGCCTGGGCGCTCGGCATTCCCACCGAGGGCGTCAAGTTCTACACCTTCGTGGTGCCGCGATCGGGCGTCAATTCCACCGCGATCGTCGATGCCGGCCGTGCGGTCAGCAAGATGATCTCGCTGATCACCGGCCACGCACCCGCGCCGCACGAAGAGCCCATCGAGGCCCCTGTCCCGACGACGGAGTACGCCTCCGCCTTTGCTTCCCTGTATGGCGCGTTGTCCTGA
- a CDS encoding YbfB/YjiJ family MFS transporter: MLQAALNRLSLAGLSATLIGNGIGRFAFIALMPALIDAGWFTKGEASQLSVATLVGYVLGAWVSDWLGRRYAVATLLRWSMLVCTLSFFACAFRDAPLAWYYLWRTAAGFGGAILMVLPAPVVLPQHDPAIRGRASGIVFSGIGLGAVLSGLLVPVLIAGVGVGVIWGDTVWPLAFRGVEGAWLGMGAVCLLLTVSAWRQWPPEASVPPTGGADGTPVAKEEIPADARVTVWLILAAHGLNAMGYLAHTMFWVDYIVREQGRSLAMGGFMWSMFGVGAAIGPLLTGTLADKFGLKRCLIAGFALKSLAAAMPWWSSSVPALFVSSLLMGIFTPGIVALISAYALETVGPQLHRRAWGLATFSFSIAQAGGGFLMATAAPHLDSYHPLFLASALALLGSIGCVLMIRKPAAEEEVVPAQPIAPSDDTPPESTLYPNAPALEK, translated from the coding sequence ATGCTGCAAGCCGCGTTGAACCGCCTGAGCCTGGCCGGCCTGTCCGCCACGCTGATCGGCAACGGCATCGGCCGGTTCGCGTTCATCGCCCTCATGCCCGCGCTGATCGACGCAGGCTGGTTCACCAAGGGTGAAGCCTCCCAGCTGAGCGTGGCCACGCTCGTGGGTTACGTGCTCGGCGCGTGGGTGTCTGACTGGCTCGGGCGCCGCTACGCGGTGGCGACCCTCCTCCGATGGTCGATGCTCGTCTGCACGCTCAGCTTCTTCGCCTGCGCCTTCCGCGACGCGCCGCTGGCCTGGTACTACCTGTGGCGCACGGCAGCGGGCTTCGGCGGCGCCATCCTGATGGTGCTGCCGGCGCCGGTGGTGCTGCCGCAGCACGACCCCGCCATCCGCGGCCGTGCGAGCGGCATCGTGTTCTCGGGCATCGGCCTCGGCGCGGTGCTGTCGGGCCTCTTGGTGCCGGTGCTGATCGCCGGTGTCGGCGTGGGCGTGATCTGGGGCGACACGGTCTGGCCCCTCGCCTTCCGTGGAGTCGAAGGGGCCTGGCTCGGCATGGGCGCGGTGTGTTTGCTGCTCACCGTCTCGGCATGGCGCCAGTGGCCGCCCGAGGCGAGCGTGCCGCCCACGGGCGGGGCCGACGGCACGCCGGTGGCGAAGGAAGAGATCCCGGCCGACGCGCGCGTGACGGTCTGGCTGATCCTCGCCGCCCACGGGCTCAACGCGATGGGCTACCTGGCCCACACCATGTTCTGGGTCGACTACATCGTGCGCGAGCAAGGCCGGTCGCTTGCGATGGGCGGCTTCATGTGGTCGATGTTCGGCGTGGGCGCGGCCATCGGCCCGCTGCTCACCGGCACCCTGGCCGACAAGTTCGGCCTCAAGCGCTGCCTGATCGCGGGCTTCGCCTTGAAGTCACTGGCCGCCGCCATGCCCTGGTGGAGCAGCAGCGTGCCGGCGCTCTTCGTCTCGTCGCTCCTGATGGGCATCTTCACGCCCGGCATCGTGGCGCTGATCTCGGCCTACGCACTCGAGACCGTGGGCCCGCAGCTGCACCGCCGCGCCTGGGGCCTGGCGACCTTCAGCTTCTCGATCGCCCAGGCCGGCGGTGGCTTCCTGATGGCCACCGCGGCGCCTCACCTCGACTCCTACCACCCGCTGTTCCTCGCGAGCGCCCTCGCCCTGCTCGGGTCGATCGGCTGCGTGCTGATGATCCGCAAGCCTGCAGCGGAAGAGGAGGTCGTGCCCGCCCAGCCCATCGCCCCCAGCGATGACACCCCCCCGGAAAGCACTCTCTATCCGAATGCCCCCGCGCTGGAAAAATAG
- a CDS encoding ABC transporter substrate-binding protein — protein sequence MDFKASALRAAVLALGLLASTLASAQIRIGQTTGVTGPAAGPVKEINQGAMLYIDHVNAEGGIGGQQIEVVTLDDKNQVANTVENAKQLIADPKVVALFLNRGTPHAQAMLPLLTEAKIVLLAPSTGAIALHKPVHPYVFNVRATYQREAEHVTRHLGMGGLERVGICYVDDPFGQDALQGALNVFKTAGKQTAFNEALDKFKPDYSKCVAKALETKPLGILMISTAASVATGVKALRQAGSKVTVATLSNNAAKGFIDALGEHASGVIVSQVFPSERRLASPMIAEAARLAQAKGIKQLTPAMIEGYAASKVLVTALRRAAKDKDNITRASFKKALESFNRVDIGGGVGGTELSYTPTDHSGLDYVDLSYIGDDGSFRR from the coding sequence ATGGATTTCAAAGCAAGCGCATTGCGCGCAGCCGTGTTGGCCTTGGGTCTGCTTGCCAGCACCCTGGCCTCGGCACAGATCCGCATCGGCCAGACGACCGGGGTGACCGGGCCGGCGGCCGGGCCGGTCAAGGAGATCAACCAGGGCGCCATGCTCTACATCGATCATGTCAACGCCGAAGGCGGCATCGGCGGCCAGCAGATCGAAGTGGTGACGCTGGACGACAAGAACCAGGTCGCCAACACCGTTGAAAACGCCAAGCAGCTGATCGCCGACCCGAAGGTCGTGGCGCTCTTCCTCAACCGCGGCACGCCCCATGCGCAGGCCATGTTGCCGCTGCTCACCGAAGCCAAGATCGTGCTGCTCGCACCGTCCACCGGTGCCATCGCCCTGCACAAGCCGGTGCACCCGTATGTGTTCAACGTGCGCGCCACCTACCAGCGTGAAGCCGAGCACGTGACCCGCCATCTCGGCATGGGTGGCCTCGAGCGTGTGGGCATCTGCTATGTCGACGACCCCTTCGGGCAAGATGCCCTGCAGGGCGCGCTCAACGTCTTCAAGACCGCCGGCAAGCAAACCGCCTTCAACGAAGCGCTCGACAAGTTCAAGCCCGACTACTCCAAGTGCGTCGCCAAGGCGCTGGAGACCAAGCCGCTGGGCATCCTGATGATCAGCACCGCGGCGTCGGTCGCCACCGGGGTGAAGGCGCTGCGCCAGGCCGGCTCGAAGGTCACCGTGGCCACGCTGTCGAACAACGCCGCCAAGGGCTTCATCGATGCGCTGGGTGAGCACGCCTCGGGCGTGATCGTGAGCCAGGTCTTCCCGTCCGAGCGCCGTCTTGCCTCGCCGATGATTGCCGAGGCCGCCCGCCTCGCGCAGGCCAAGGGCATCAAGCAGCTCACGCCCGCGATGATCGAAGGCTATGCCGCGTCGAAGGTGCTGGTGACGGCACTGCGCCGCGCCGCGAAAGACAAGGACAACATCACCCGCGCGTCGTTCAAGAAGGCACTGGAGTCCTTCAACCGGGTCGACATCGGCGGCGGCGTGGGCGGCACCGAACTCTCGTACACCCCGACCGACCACTCGGGCCTGGACTACGTGGATCTCTCGTACATCGGCGACGACGGCAGCTTCCGCCGCTGA
- a CDS encoding transglutaminase family protein — protein MTTAERYTVEHETRYVYAAPVSQSWQLARLTPRTLPWQKLLACAIQIDPPPDERHEAPDSFGNSVTHFGLHGAHRMLRVRMHCSVEVGERPVADATPFAAWESVRDQVREQPQLDGLIPARMAEPTSLVPLSEGARMYALESLTPGRDWLEAVTDLMQRIHAHFEFDPGATTVSTSVDEVLYQRRGVCQDFAHLMLACLRGHGLPARYVSGYLLTNPPEGQPRLMGVDASHAWVAAYSPATGWVEFDPTNNQLADRRYITLAWGADFADVVPLRGVILGGGAQEMDVSVSVIPV, from the coding sequence ATGACGACCGCGGAGCGATATACCGTGGAACACGAGACGCGCTACGTGTATGCGGCGCCGGTTTCGCAGTCCTGGCAACTCGCCCGCCTCACACCGCGCACGCTGCCCTGGCAGAAGCTGCTCGCCTGTGCCATTCAGATCGACCCACCGCCCGACGAGCGCCACGAAGCGCCCGACAGCTTCGGCAACAGCGTCACCCATTTCGGCCTGCACGGCGCGCACCGCATGCTGCGTGTGCGCATGCACTGCAGCGTGGAGGTGGGCGAACGGCCGGTGGCCGACGCCACACCGTTCGCCGCGTGGGAAAGCGTGCGTGACCAGGTGCGCGAGCAGCCGCAGCTCGACGGGCTGATCCCGGCGCGCATGGCCGAACCGACCTCGCTCGTGCCGCTGTCCGAAGGCGCGCGCATGTACGCGCTGGAGTCGCTCACGCCCGGTCGCGACTGGCTCGAGGCGGTGACCGACCTGATGCAGCGCATCCACGCCCACTTCGAGTTCGACCCCGGTGCCACCACGGTCAGCACCTCTGTCGATGAAGTGCTCTACCAGCGCCGCGGCGTGTGCCAGGACTTCGCGCACCTGATGCTCGCCTGCCTGCGCGGGCACGGCTTGCCGGCGCGCTACGTGTCGGGCTACCTGCTGACCAACCCGCCCGAGGGGCAGCCGCGCCTGATGGGCGTGGACGCGTCGCATGCCTGGGTGGCCGCCTATTCGCCGGCGACCGGCTGGGTGGAGTTCGACCCCACGAACAACCAGCTCGCCGACCGGCGCTACATCACGCTCGCGTGGGGCGCCGACTTCGCCGACGTGGTGCCGCTGCGCGGCGTGATCCTCGGTGGCGGCGCGCAGGAGATGGATGTCTCGGTGAGCGTCATCCCGGTTTGA